Genomic window (Dasypus novemcinctus isolate mDasNov1 chromosome 10, mDasNov1.1.hap2, whole genome shotgun sequence):
CTGGGGGCGGAGGAGGAGGccgggaggcggggagggggggaggcaaACCCTGCCCACTCGGCTCCGAGCCCGCAACGGCCAAGGAAGTCGGAGGCCGGTGCGCAGGGCTAGGAGGgcaccgggggcggggggctctgCTCCCCGCCTGCACCCTCTCGCCCTCAGCCGGGGACGTGAAGGTTCCTCGGACTTTAGAGACAGCCGACGGACAGACCGACCGGGACTGCCAGCCGCTCGGGGTCAAGGACTTGCCCCACCCGTCCCCCCCCCCATCAAAGGCGCTCCCAACTCACTGGTGAGCGCGGAGGCCCGGACGCTGGATGCGGGGGCGGCCGCGATGGCCCCGCCAGCGGGACGGCCGGGGTTCCGGGGGCCGCTGCTCCCGCGGCTGCTGCTCGTGGCCGCCGCGCTGAGCCGGCCCGCCGCGCCCTGTCCCTTCCAGTGCTACTGCTTCGGCGGCCCCACGCTGCTGTTGCGCTGCGCGTCGGGCGCCGAGCTCCGGCAGCCGCCGCGGGACGTGCCGCCCGACGCGCGCAACCTCACCATCGTGGGCGCCAACCTGACCGTGCTGCGCGCGGCCGCCTTCGCCGGCGGGGACGCGGACGGGGAGCCGGAGGCGGGCGTGCGCCTGCCGCTCCTGAGCGCGCTGCGCCTCACGCACAACAACATCGAGGTGGTGGAGGACGGCGCCTTCGACGGGCTGCCCAGCCTGGCGGCGCTCGACCTGAGCCACAACCCGCTGCGCGCCCTGGGCGGCGCCGCCTTCCGCGGGCTGCCCGCGCTGCGCTCGCTGCAGCTCAACCACGCGCTGGCCCGCGGCGGCGTCGCGCTGCTGCCCAGGTTGGACGCCGCGCTCGCCCCGCTGGCCGGCCTGCGCCTCCTGGGCCTGATGGGCAACGCGCTGAGCCGCCTGCCGCCCTCGGCGCTGCGCCTGCCGCGCCTGGAGCAGCTGGACGCGCGCCTCAACGCGCTGGCCGGCCTGGGCGCCGACGAGCTGCGGGCGCTCGAGCGCGATGGCGGCGTCCCCGCGCCGCGCCTCCTGCTCGCCGACAACCCCCTGCGCTGCAGCTGCGCGGCGCGCCCCCTGCTGCTCTGGCTGCGCAACGCCACGGAGCGCGTCCCCGACGCGCGGCGCCTGCGCTGCGCGGCCCCGCGGGCGCTGCACGACCAGCCCTTCGTGGACCTGGACGAGGGGCGGCTGCGCTGCGCCGACGGCGACGCCGACGGGCGCGGGGAAGACGTGGGGCTCGCGGGCCCGGAGCTGGAAGCCTCCTACGTCTTCTTCGGGCTAGTGCTGGCGCTCATCGGCCTCATCTTCCTCATGGTGCTCTATCTAAACCGCCGCGGCATCCAGCGCTGGATGCGCAACTTGCGCGAGGCCTGCCGAGACCAGATGGAGGGCTACCACTACCGCTACGAGCAGGACGCCGACCCGCGCCGCGCGCCCGCGCAGGCCGCGCCCGCCGGCTCCCGCGCCGCTTCTCCGGGCTCTGGCCTCTGATCTTCGCCTGTCGGGGATTGGGGGCTGCCCCTGCCGGCTGATGACCTTACTAGGGCTGCCTGGACGGCCTGTGCCTGGCCTGAAGCCGCGGGTAGGAGACACCCGCGCGCAGCCTCAGGGCCTCGGAGACCTGCCCCTGATGGCCTGAGACCCTTTGGATCTTGGCATACCCCAAGCCCCACCCACGGGCTCCAAGCCCGCCTTCCAGCCTCTGAGAGCTCCCACTACCAAAGACCCGGAGACAACCTCTGTTGATTCCAGAGACCCCACCGCCCATCCCAGACTCGAGCACATCCCTCCTGGACCACGGAAAGACCCCTGCCCGGTTCCAGACTCAGCCAGAGACCCTTCCTGCAAGCTGGAAGCCCCGGGACCACTTCCACCAACTTCTGTTTTGAGCCCCGAACCTCTCCAACCAGAAATAGGAAATCCCAGTATCTAGGCTGCCCCAGCActgacccctctcctcccagggctcagGGACCCTCACATCTGGTTCTGGTCTCTGAAACAGAGATTCTCCATCAGAAGGTTTTCCTGGACTCTGAACCCTTTGCCCCATCCCAGAGCTCCACCCTGCATGGAGACCTACATCCTGGGGCTCTGAGGGGCAGGGCAGGTCAGGGCACCCTCCCTGAATCTGAGGATGTATGTCATACCCCGCCTTTCTCAGCACCCACCTCCCCAGCTCAGGCCCAGGCCCCTCCCTTCCTTAACCCAGGCTTGAGGCTCAACTCCCATCTGTCTCTCCCATCCCAGGGACAGGCACACCCTGTTGTAGCCTTAGTGTGGAGTGGATCCTCAGCCTTCCCCCGCTGTGGCTCTGCTACCCCAATACTTAGTGCTTATCCCCAATCTCAGACTGTCAGCCGTTCTCCCCAAATTGAGTCGCCTTCCCTTGGCCAAgtcttcccctccctccactcccaTCACTTGTCTGCCACTCAGTGGGTCAAGATCCCAGGAAGAATCCCCTCGTGGGGTGTGCTCACGCCCCTGGCCTCCCAGATTGAGCTCTCCAGTCCTGCAAGACAGCTAGCAAGCACTCCCACCACGTATTAGCAAATCCTCATGGGGAGGGAGAGAGTCCTGGGGACTGTGATGTGGGTGGCTGGACCTCAGATCCAGGCTCACCCACCCATCCCAGGCTCGGGGTGGCGGCGGGGACTCCGAAGGGCTGGGAGCTGCTGCCAACCCATTTCTCCACCCTCTTTCCCACCGTTGTGGCACTTTTCCATGGGcatcccctgcccctcctctccgACTTCCGGAAGCAGAAGGGGCTCTTGCCTCCTGTCTTAGGCACAAGCCCTCCTGGTTAGGGTCAGAGGCTCAGTGCCCTGCCTTCTGCATGATCCCAAAGCACAATCGGTGAGTGGGGAGGGGCGTGCCTCTCCCTGACTCCCCACCCCCTAGGTCAGGCAGAATGGCTGGTCTGGGCTGCCTCTGCACACAGGAAGTTGCCCCCCCTTCAGCCTACCGGCTTGAGGCctgccttcccacccccacccaagccCCACACCGTCGATCTCCCTCGGGCAGTTTTCTATAAAGTCTGCAATAATCTCTGAAACTCTCCGCTTGAAGGTGGTGCTGTGTCATTCCTGCTGACCTTGGGGCATTGATGGGAGTGGCAGGGGACACTTGGGAGGGCACTCTGGACCTCCCCAGGGAGAGGAAGCAATCCTTGGTGTCTCCTCTCAACCTGTGGGAGAAGTCTGCTCTGACTTAGGTTAGACATGTGGAGGGACTTCCCGTTGGGATGGCATCACTCTCCCAAATCAGCCGACTTTTCGTTCTCTGAGGTGGGGTTATCCACAGCCAGCCGGGATCCTA
Coding sequences:
- the TPBGL gene encoding trophoblast glycoprotein-like yields the protein MAPPAGRPGFRGPLLPRLLLVAAALSRPAAPCPFQCYCFGGPTLLLRCASGAELRQPPRDVPPDARNLTIVGANLTVLRAAAFAGGDADGEPEAGVRLPLLSALRLTHNNIEVVEDGAFDGLPSLAALDLSHNPLRALGGAAFRGLPALRSLQLNHALARGGVALLPRLDAALAPLAGLRLLGLMGNALSRLPPSALRLPRLEQLDARLNALAGLGADELRALERDGGVPAPRLLLADNPLRCSCAARPLLLWLRNATERVPDARRLRCAAPRALHDQPFVDLDEGRLRCADGDADGRGEDVGLAGPELEASYVFFGLVLALIGLIFLMVLYLNRRGIQRWMRNLREACRDQMEGYHYRYEQDADPRRAPAQAAPAGSRAASPGSGL